From the Streptomyces sp. KMM 9044 genome, one window contains:
- a CDS encoding LacI family DNA-binding transcriptional regulator: MTVTLSDVAARAQVSPATVSRVLNGNYPVAASTRERVLKAVDELDYVLNGPASALAAATSDLVGILVNDIADPFFGIMASAIQGEIGGPGGRAGGERLAVVCNTGGSPERELTYLTLLQRQRAAAVVLTGGAIENAPHKAAMDAKLRRLAEAGTRVVLCGRPPAPDTGAIALAFDNRGGGRELTEHLIGLGHRRLGYVAGPQERTTTRHRLEGHRAALVAHGIEEDPRWTVHGRYDRRSGYEATLELLRRDPGLTAVVAANDSVALGACAALRDSGRKIPDDVSVAGFDDLPFSIDAVPALTTVRLPLAEAGARAGRIAMGREEPPPGKIASVRGELMVRGSSGAPRG, from the coding sequence ATGACGGTGACCCTGTCGGACGTGGCGGCCCGCGCGCAGGTCTCCCCCGCGACGGTGTCGCGCGTGCTGAACGGGAACTACCCCGTGGCCGCTTCCACCCGCGAGCGGGTGCTGAAGGCCGTGGACGAACTCGACTACGTGCTCAACGGCCCCGCGAGCGCCCTGGCAGCCGCCACCTCCGACCTGGTGGGCATCCTGGTGAACGACATCGCCGACCCGTTCTTCGGGATCATGGCGAGCGCGATCCAGGGCGAGATCGGGGGGCCGGGCGGGCGGGCCGGCGGGGAGAGACTCGCGGTCGTGTGCAACACGGGGGGCTCCCCGGAGCGCGAGCTGACGTACCTGACGCTGCTCCAGCGGCAGCGGGCCGCGGCGGTGGTGCTGACCGGCGGCGCCATCGAGAACGCCCCTCACAAGGCGGCGATGGACGCGAAACTGCGCAGGCTGGCGGAGGCCGGGACTCGGGTGGTGCTGTGCGGCCGGCCGCCGGCGCCGGACACCGGGGCGATCGCGCTGGCCTTCGACAACCGCGGCGGCGGCCGGGAACTCACCGAGCATCTGATCGGGCTCGGCCACCGCCGCCTCGGCTACGTCGCGGGCCCGCAGGAGCGCACCACCACCCGCCACCGCCTCGAAGGGCACCGGGCCGCGCTCGTCGCGCACGGCATCGAGGAGGACCCCCGCTGGACCGTCCACGGCCGCTACGACCGCCGCTCCGGCTACGAGGCCACCCTCGAACTCCTACGCAGAGACCCTGGGCTGACGGCGGTGGTCGCGGCGAACGACTCCGTCGCGCTGGGCGCGTGCGCGGCCCTGCGGGACTCCGGCCGGAAGATCCCCGACGACGTGTCGGTCGCCGGTTTCGACGACCTCCCGTTCAGCATCGACGCCGTGCCCGCCCTGACAACGGTGCGGCTGCCGCTCGCCGAGGCGGGGGCGCGGGCCGGCCGCATCGCGATGGGCCGCGAGGAGCCGCCGCCCGGGAAGATCGCCTCGGTGCGGGGCGAGTTGATGGTGCGGGGGTCCTCGGGGGCGCCGCGGGGGTGA
- a CDS encoding Gfo/Idh/MocA family protein gives MTRKTVRIAMNGVTGRMGYRQHLVRSILALREQGGLDLGDGTVLWPEPVLVGRREHALRALAERHGLEHVSTDLDAVLADESIDIYFDSQVTSAREEALTRAIAAGKHVYTEKPTATGLDGALELARLANAAGIKHGVVQDKLFLPGLLKLKRLIDGGFFGRILSVRGEFGYWVFEGDWQGAQRPSWNYRAEDGGGIVVDMFPHWEYVLHELFGRVRSVQALTATHVPQRWDENGKPYDATADDAAYGVFELEGGAVAQINSSWTVRVHRDELVEFQVDGTEGSAVAGLRDCRVQHRSATPKPVWNPDIPATEVFRDQWQEVPDNGEFDNGFKAQWELFLRHVYADAPYHWDLLAGARGVQLAELGLRSSAEGLRLDVPEISL, from the coding sequence GTGACACGCAAGACGGTGCGTATCGCCATGAACGGTGTGACGGGGCGGATGGGGTACCGGCAACACCTCGTCCGCTCCATCCTGGCCCTGCGCGAGCAGGGCGGCCTCGACCTCGGTGACGGCACCGTGCTGTGGCCGGAGCCGGTCCTGGTCGGCCGCCGGGAGCACGCGCTGCGCGCGCTGGCCGAGCGGCACGGCCTGGAGCACGTCTCCACCGACCTGGACGCGGTGCTCGCCGACGAGAGCATCGACATCTACTTCGACTCCCAGGTCACCTCCGCCCGCGAGGAGGCCCTCACCAGGGCGATCGCGGCCGGCAAGCACGTCTACACCGAGAAGCCGACCGCCACCGGCCTCGACGGCGCCCTGGAACTGGCCCGGCTGGCGAACGCCGCCGGAATCAAACACGGCGTGGTGCAGGACAAGCTGTTCCTGCCGGGCCTGCTCAAGCTGAAGCGGCTCATCGACGGCGGCTTCTTCGGCCGGATCCTCTCGGTGCGCGGCGAGTTCGGCTACTGGGTCTTCGAGGGCGACTGGCAGGGCGCGCAGCGCCCGTCCTGGAACTACCGCGCCGAGGACGGCGGCGGCATCGTCGTCGACATGTTCCCGCACTGGGAGTACGTGCTGCACGAGCTGTTCGGCCGGGTGCGCTCCGTCCAGGCCCTGACCGCCACCCACGTCCCGCAGCGCTGGGACGAGAACGGCAAGCCCTACGACGCCACCGCCGACGACGCCGCCTACGGCGTCTTCGAACTCGAGGGCGGTGCCGTCGCCCAGATCAACTCCTCCTGGACGGTCCGCGTCCACCGCGACGAACTCGTCGAGTTCCAGGTCGACGGTACCGAGGGCTCCGCCGTGGCCGGTTTGCGCGACTGCCGCGTCCAGCACCGCTCCGCCACCCCCAAGCCCGTCTGGAACCCGGACATCCCCGCCACCGAGGTCTTCCGCGACCAGTGGCAGGAGGTCCCGGACAACGGCGAGTTCGACAACGGCTTCAAGGCCCAGTGGGAGCTGTTCCTCAGGCACGTCTACGCCGACGCCCCCTACCACTGGGACCTGCTGGCCGGCGCCCGCGGCGTCCAGCTCGCCGAGCTGGGCCTGAGGTCGTCGGCCGAGGGCCTCCGCCTCGACGTACCGGAGATCTCGCTGTGA
- a CDS encoding dihydrodipicolinate synthase family protein — protein MTIELPDARGRLRTHEPRTEPLAVTAGAPFTSRTVFSAAHVVADPYADTTPDSPAAVDWDATLAFRRHLWSHGLGVAEAMDTAQRGMGLDWAGAAELIRRSAAEAKAVGGRIACGVGTDQITEGTLAEVRAAYEEQLALVEESGAQAILMASRALAAAARSPEDYLEVYGHLLRQSAEPVILHWLGPMFDPALEGYWGSSDLDAATETFLEVIAAHPDKVDGIKVSLLDAQREVALRRRLPQGVRCYTGDDFHYPELIAGDEEGFSHALLGVFDPLGPLAARAVRALDTGDTAGFRGLLDPTVELSRHLFQAPTRFYKTGVVFLAWLAGHQDHFAMVGGLQSARSLPHLARAYELADGLGLFPDPKLAEDRMRTLLHLYGVTP, from the coding sequence GTGACCATCGAACTGCCCGACGCGCGGGGCCGGCTGCGGACCCACGAGCCCCGCACCGAGCCCCTCGCGGTCACCGCCGGAGCCCCCTTCACCTCCCGTACGGTCTTCTCCGCGGCACACGTCGTCGCCGACCCGTACGCCGACACGACTCCCGACTCGCCCGCCGCCGTCGACTGGGACGCCACCCTCGCCTTCCGCCGCCACCTGTGGTCGCACGGCCTGGGCGTCGCCGAGGCGATGGACACCGCCCAGCGCGGCATGGGCCTGGACTGGGCGGGAGCGGCCGAGCTGATCCGCCGCTCCGCCGCCGAGGCGAAGGCCGTCGGAGGCCGCATCGCCTGCGGCGTCGGCACCGACCAGATCACCGAGGGAACCCTCGCCGAGGTGCGGGCGGCCTACGAGGAACAGCTCGCGCTCGTCGAGGAGTCGGGCGCGCAGGCCATCCTGATGGCGTCCCGCGCCCTGGCCGCCGCGGCCCGCTCCCCCGAGGACTACCTCGAGGTGTACGGGCACCTGCTGCGCCAGTCCGCCGAGCCGGTGATCCTGCACTGGCTCGGCCCGATGTTCGACCCGGCGCTGGAGGGCTACTGGGGCTCGTCCGACCTGGACGCGGCCACCGAAACCTTCCTGGAGGTCATCGCCGCGCACCCCGACAAGGTCGACGGCATCAAGGTCTCGCTGCTCGACGCGCAGCGCGAGGTGGCCCTGCGCCGCCGCCTGCCGCAGGGCGTGCGCTGCTACACCGGCGACGACTTCCACTACCCCGAGCTGATCGCGGGCGACGAGGAGGGCTTCAGCCACGCCCTGCTCGGCGTCTTCGACCCGCTCGGCCCGCTGGCGGCCCGGGCCGTCCGCGCCCTGGACACCGGGGACACGGCGGGCTTCCGCGGACTGCTCGACCCGACGGTGGAGCTGAGCCGGCACCTCTTCCAGGCACCCACCCGCTTCTACAAGACGGGCGTGGTGTTCCTGGCCTGGCTGGCCGGCCACCAGGACCACTTCGCCATGGTCGGCGGCCTGCAGTCGGCCCGCTCACTGCCGCACCTCGCCCGCGCCTACGAACTCGCCGACGGCCTCGGCCTGTTCCCCGACCCGAAGCTCGCCGAGGACCGCATGCGGACCCTGCTGCACCTGTACGGAGTGACCCCGTGA
- a CDS encoding sugar phosphate isomerase/epimerase family protein, giving the protein MTVRQLSLPELVDACRDLGVPGVGLWREPVRAYGVEAAAKLVRDAGLAVTTLCRGGFLTAVDPAERAAALADNRRAVDEAATLGTDTLVLVSGGLPAGSKDLRGARERIADALAELGPHAEEHGVRLAIEPLHPMFASDRCVVSTLAQALDLAERFPARQVGVTVDTYHVWWDDTAPAQIARAGAQDRIHTFQLADWTTPLPEGVLNGRGQIGDGSIDMREWQGYVEAAGYTGPIEVELFNDALWARDGREVLAETARRFTENVRP; this is encoded by the coding sequence ATGACGGTCAGGCAGCTGTCCCTGCCGGAACTCGTCGACGCCTGCCGCGACCTGGGCGTCCCCGGCGTCGGCCTGTGGCGCGAACCCGTCCGGGCCTACGGCGTGGAGGCGGCGGCGAAACTGGTCCGCGACGCCGGCCTGGCGGTGACGACCCTGTGCCGGGGCGGCTTCCTCACCGCGGTCGACCCCGCGGAGCGGGCCGCGGCCCTGGCCGACAACCGCCGCGCCGTCGACGAGGCGGCGACGCTCGGCACCGACACCCTGGTCCTGGTCTCCGGCGGCCTCCCGGCCGGGTCCAAGGACCTGCGCGGTGCCCGCGAACGCATCGCGGACGCCCTGGCGGAGCTGGGCCCGCACGCCGAGGAGCACGGGGTGCGCCTGGCCATCGAGCCGCTGCACCCCATGTTCGCCTCCGACCGCTGCGTGGTCTCCACCCTCGCCCAGGCCCTCGACCTCGCCGAACGGTTCCCGGCCCGGCAGGTCGGCGTCACCGTCGACACCTACCACGTCTGGTGGGACGACACGGCGCCCGCGCAGATCGCCCGGGCCGGCGCCCAGGACCGTATCCATACCTTCCAGCTCGCCGACTGGACCACCCCGCTGCCCGAGGGCGTCCTCAACGGCCGCGGCCAGATCGGCGACGGGAGTATCGACATGCGGGAGTGGCAGGGGTACGTGGAGGCGGCCGGCTACACCGGTCCCATCGAGGTCGAGCTGTTCAACGACGCGCTGTGGGCCCGCGACGGCCGCGAGGTCCTGGCGGAGACGGCACGGAGGTTCACGGAGAACGTCCGGCCGTGA
- a CDS encoding TRM11 family SAM-dependent methyltransferase yields MLGGEDPEYALPEAAGQAGLVSQLRPLIRELSAPGELVFDPFAGWGTTLVAASAEGRRGFGIEVNEERAEDARKRLATCPGQEMICGDARKPPLEAGSVDLVLCDLPYFGTNLDTGATDGAQFYALRDYDDYLNALDEAFGAIAQTMRPGARAVIAVQNRRIADRFVPLAWDAARVLGRHLTLGDERIHLYDRPAGGDDPMLTNRSHEYLLMATR; encoded by the coding sequence GTGCTCGGGGGTGAGGACCCGGAGTACGCGCTTCCCGAGGCGGCGGGACAGGCCGGTCTGGTCAGCCAGTTGCGGCCGTTGATCCGGGAGCTCAGCGCACCCGGGGAACTGGTCTTCGACCCGTTCGCGGGGTGGGGGACGACGCTGGTGGCCGCCTCGGCGGAAGGACGGCGCGGGTTCGGCATCGAGGTGAACGAGGAGCGTGCCGAGGACGCACGCAAGCGGCTGGCGACCTGTCCGGGACAGGAGATGATCTGCGGCGATGCCCGGAAGCCTCCGCTGGAGGCAGGCTCGGTCGATCTGGTGCTGTGCGATCTGCCGTACTTCGGCACCAACCTGGACACCGGCGCCACCGACGGCGCGCAGTTCTACGCGCTGCGCGACTACGACGACTACCTCAACGCGCTGGACGAGGCGTTCGGCGCGATCGCGCAGACCATGCGGCCCGGTGCCCGGGCCGTGATCGCGGTCCAGAACCGGCGGATCGCCGACCGGTTCGTTCCACTGGCCTGGGACGCGGCGCGGGTGCTGGGACGCCACCTCACCCTGGGTGACGAGCGCATCCACCTGTACGACCGGCCGGCGGGCGGTGACGACCCGATGCTGACCAATCGGTCGCACGAATACCTGCTGATGGCCACCAGGTAG
- a CDS encoding isocitrate lyase/PEP mutase family protein encodes MAATRAGEFLALHDRTDPGDPLVIPNVWDAVSARAFAEAGFPALATSSAAVAAVLGHDDGEDTPADEMFAAIKRIVRSVDVPVTADIEGGYGLAPGEIVERLLDAGAIGCNLEDSAGRQLKDAEQHAEWLSEVSVAAGERLVLNARIDTFLYGDRSVESAVKRACLYIGAGADVVYPILAPEELLPGLANDVSKPLNALHRPGNASPSRLGCLGAARVTFGDGLHQQAVTDVTDLARRTGRAYGAQ; translated from the coding sequence ATGGCGGCCACCCGTGCTGGGGAGTTCCTGGCACTTCACGACCGGACCGATCCCGGCGACCCGCTGGTCATCCCCAATGTCTGGGACGCGGTCAGCGCGCGGGCGTTCGCAGAGGCCGGCTTCCCCGCGCTGGCGACCTCCAGCGCGGCGGTCGCCGCCGTACTCGGCCATGATGACGGCGAGGACACCCCGGCAGACGAGATGTTCGCCGCGATCAAGCGGATCGTCCGCTCCGTCGACGTGCCGGTGACGGCGGACATCGAGGGCGGCTACGGCCTCGCCCCGGGCGAGATCGTCGAGCGGCTGCTCGACGCGGGGGCGATCGGCTGCAACCTGGAGGACTCCGCGGGCCGGCAGCTCAAGGACGCCGAGCAGCACGCGGAATGGCTCTCCGAGGTCAGCGTGGCCGCCGGTGAGCGGCTGGTGCTGAACGCCCGGATCGACACCTTCCTGTACGGCGACCGTTCGGTGGAGTCCGCGGTCAAGCGCGCCTGCCTGTACATCGGCGCCGGCGCGGACGTGGTCTACCCGATCCTGGCCCCCGAGGAACTGCTCCCCGGCCTGGCCAACGACGTCAGCAAGCCGCTGAACGCCCTGCACCGCCCCGGCAACGCCTCCCCCAGCCGGCTCGGCTGTCTCGGCGCGGCCCGGGTCACCTTCGGTGACGGCCTGCACCAGCAGGCCGTCACCGACGTCACCGACCTGGCCCGGAGGACCGGGCGGGCGTACGGCGCCCAGTAG
- a CDS encoding 3-deoxy-7-phosphoheptulonate synthase produces MNPNHTAAATGPFAAQQPDWPDPDALRSVADELATLPALVAAEECDRLRERLAAVARGEALLLQGGDCAESLAEVGPDTTTAKYRTLTLMAAVISEAAELPVVRLGRIAGQFAKPRSNPTELHEGIELPSYRGDMVNSPAFTAAARTPDPNRLRRVYDASAETLGHLSELTAADGGEFWTSHEALVLEYERALCRTTAAGRYASSGHLLWIGERTRQPDSAHVDFAARVRNPIAVKLGPSSTPDDTLRLIDRLDPDREPGRLTFISRMGAGTVRDTLPDLVAKVAASGAEVAWICDPVHGNTVSSPTGHKTRRLDDVLNEIKGFLEVHRSLGTHPGGFHLELTGDHVTECVGGTYEVRFEDLPNRYETVCDPRLNLGQSLDVAFALAAMYTASPVADRGTTWAAA; encoded by the coding sequence ATGAACCCGAACCACACCGCTGCCGCGACCGGCCCGTTCGCGGCGCAGCAACCCGACTGGCCCGACCCCGACGCACTCCGCTCGGTCGCGGACGAACTGGCCACCCTCCCCGCGCTGGTCGCGGCCGAGGAGTGCGACCGGCTGCGCGAGCGGCTGGCCGCGGTGGCCCGCGGCGAGGCGCTGCTGCTCCAGGGCGGCGACTGCGCCGAAAGCCTCGCCGAAGTCGGCCCGGACACCACCACGGCCAAGTACCGCACCCTGACCCTGATGGCCGCGGTCATCTCCGAGGCCGCCGAACTCCCGGTGGTCCGGCTGGGCCGCATCGCCGGCCAGTTCGCCAAACCGCGGTCGAACCCGACCGAGCTGCACGAGGGCATCGAACTCCCCTCCTACCGGGGGGACATGGTCAACTCGCCGGCCTTCACCGCCGCGGCCCGCACCCCGGACCCGAACCGGTTGCGGCGCGTCTACGACGCCTCCGCGGAGACCCTCGGTCACCTGAGCGAACTCACCGCCGCCGACGGCGGCGAGTTCTGGACCAGCCACGAGGCCCTGGTACTGGAATACGAGCGCGCACTCTGCCGCACCACCGCGGCGGGCCGCTACGCCTCCTCCGGCCACCTGCTGTGGATCGGCGAGCGCACCCGTCAGCCGGACAGCGCACACGTCGACTTCGCCGCCCGGGTGCGCAATCCGATCGCCGTCAAGCTCGGCCCGTCCAGCACCCCGGACGACACGCTGCGCCTGATCGACCGGCTCGACCCGGACCGCGAACCCGGCCGGCTGACCTTCATCAGCCGGATGGGCGCCGGTACGGTGCGCGACACGCTGCCGGACCTGGTGGCGAAGGTGGCGGCATCCGGTGCCGAGGTGGCCTGGATCTGCGATCCGGTGCACGGCAACACCGTGTCCTCGCCGACGGGCCACAAGACCCGCAGACTGGACGACGTGCTGAACGAGATCAAGGGCTTCCTCGAGGTCCACCGATCCCTGGGCACCCATCCCGGCGGTTTCCACCTGGAACTGACGGGAGATCATGTCACCGAATGCGTGGGCGGGACCTACGAGGTCCGCTTCGAGGATCTGCCGAACCGTTACGAGACCGTCTGCGACCCCAGGCTGAACCTCGGCCAGTCACTGGACGTCGCTTTCGCACTCGCGGCCATGTACACCGCTTCCCCGGTCGCGGACCGCGGGACCACCTGGGCGGCGGCGTGA
- a CDS encoding ATP-grasp domain-containing protein: MTVLVLHHRGSLTGTPYDEWLADHEGDLLLIASREHLALVSEELPPEGGAYRRTAAVDCYETGGDLEALALAWAREHGVTHIVACQERDLERAAELRDVLGLPGQRLDTVLPYRDKALMKRLVAAAGLAVAPYLAVESATELIGFAERHGFPLVLKPMDSAGSVGLRILESREELDAHLADGLDLYGPHLPNLLVEAFVPGRMCHVDGLVVDGRMVFAWPSQYQYALASYRTDTGGRLDLTLDADDPLTHRLLEFTEQTLAALGGPEDFAFHAEVFHTPGDELVLCEIACRTGGAAIRDIVRLMFGVDPSEAWVRAQLGLPLPAWLGAEKRTPLRMVGQLVLMKRPGRVVRTPEGPPDFPWVEKYQMFVAPGQTLREAAFSADFLLTALVSGTDRVECEARLRVLEDWFLGELVLEPVDGAA, encoded by the coding sequence ATGACCGTGCTGGTCCTGCACCACCGGGGTTCGCTGACGGGCACCCCGTACGACGAATGGCTGGCGGACCACGAGGGCGATCTGCTGCTGATCGCCTCCCGCGAGCATCTGGCGCTGGTGTCGGAGGAGTTGCCGCCCGAGGGCGGCGCCTACCGGCGGACCGCCGCCGTCGACTGCTACGAGACCGGGGGTGATCTGGAGGCGCTCGCCCTGGCGTGGGCGCGCGAGCACGGGGTCACGCACATCGTCGCCTGCCAGGAGCGCGACCTGGAGCGGGCCGCCGAGCTGCGCGACGTGCTCGGTCTGCCCGGGCAGCGGCTGGACACCGTGCTCCCCTATCGTGACAAGGCGCTGATGAAGCGCCTGGTCGCGGCCGCGGGTCTGGCGGTGGCCCCGTACCTGGCGGTGGAGAGCGCCACCGAGCTGATCGGCTTCGCCGAGCGGCACGGCTTCCCGCTGGTGCTCAAGCCGATGGACAGCGCCGGTTCGGTCGGACTGCGCATCCTGGAGTCCCGCGAGGAGTTGGACGCACACCTGGCCGACGGCCTCGACCTGTACGGGCCGCACCTGCCGAACCTGCTGGTCGAGGCGTTCGTGCCGGGCCGGATGTGCCACGTGGACGGGCTGGTCGTGGACGGCCGGATGGTGTTCGCCTGGCCCTCGCAGTATCAGTACGCGCTGGCCTCGTACCGCACCGACACCGGTGGCAGGCTGGACCTGACCCTGGACGCGGACGATCCGCTGACCCACCGGCTGCTGGAGTTCACCGAGCAGACCTTGGCGGCGCTCGGCGGGCCGGAGGACTTCGCCTTCCACGCGGAGGTCTTCCACACCCCCGGGGACGAGCTGGTGCTGTGCGAGATCGCCTGCCGCACCGGCGGCGCCGCGATCCGCGACATCGTCCGCCTCATGTTCGGGGTGGATCCGAGCGAGGCCTGGGTACGGGCGCAGCTGGGTCTGCCGCTGCCCGCGTGGCTCGGCGCGGAAAAGCGCACACCGCTGCGGATGGTGGGGCAGCTGGTGCTGATGAAGCGTCCCGGCCGGGTGGTACGGACTCCGGAGGGTCCGCCGGACTTCCCCTGGGTCGAGAAGTACCAGATGTTCGTCGCACCGGGACAGACCCTGCGGGAGGCCGCGTTCTCCGCCGACTTCCTGCTGACCGCGTTGGTCTCAGGGACGGACCGGGTCGAGTGCGAGGCCCGGTTGCGGGTCCTGGAGGACTGGTTCCTGGGCGAGCTGGTACTGGAGCCGGTCGACGGGGCTGCCTGA
- a CDS encoding ATP-grasp domain-containing protein, with protein MAEHTAPANNRLLMVQPYTQFVEKAVGLGFEVWSIWDPTLQPASYLQGVEKVSKEMLWVDFSDEAALRRLVRESALAHDVGCLLHLGEEATMVAVAEEAQTLGLALNPPEALRRLNDKAVLRELLAEHGLSPVRTAVADTPDEVASVLAGFELPVVVKPTRLQGSAAVRLVTGPDGLDAWRQELTGHAYRGPVLVEEYLRGPEFSVETLTHEGRHLVVGITAKRKTPAPAFVETGHVFPAPLADADAGAIGELVTALLDAAGYRFGPAHTEVILTADGPRVVESQARLGGDRIPALIRLATGFDIEGAILDLLVGGVAEPAPAGRTAAISFFSFPPGRITRLEGLAEIDALPHVHGVRFPFAEGDVLPLTRHSGSRHGHVIVAGGTAEEAERLAAGTKALLRVETGSAVLNAVHAAPAAPMRPERTLLLIGHLTEPVRTAKELGLNVILIQHKEKFQPEQAELADVTLIADYTDWSVLEPLARAAHTIWNFSAALSLTEPGLEPAGRVNDLFGLGGTGFEPARLLRDKLAMRRHLASVGAPTVAAEPLTDRDSLAAFGAAHDYPFVVKPVDLTAGFALFRVTGPQDVDGVWERIGAARRTGMDRGSTMYAVAGFLMEQYIDGPEFSVEGFSFRGRHTVVAITEKLTDGGHFVELGHAQPARLDPTDEERIVAAVAEFLDAIGITDGPSHTELRLGSRGPLIIEGHNRLGGDHIPDLVQAAYGVDLTRYALAWPFGLVEPMTERPKPVSAGCVRGIVGRPGRVTAITGEDELRAHPSVLALDLAARPGTVVRPIQDNWDRLGLLAVTAPDTDAAVALCEELLDTVLTVSIEDDVR; from the coding sequence GTGGCTGAGCACACAGCGCCCGCGAACAACCGGTTGCTGATGGTGCAGCCGTACACCCAGTTCGTCGAGAAGGCGGTCGGCCTCGGCTTCGAGGTCTGGTCGATCTGGGACCCGACGCTCCAGCCGGCCTCCTACCTGCAGGGGGTCGAGAAGGTCTCCAAGGAGATGCTGTGGGTGGACTTCTCCGACGAGGCAGCGCTGCGCCGCCTGGTCCGGGAGAGCGCCCTCGCCCACGACGTCGGCTGTCTCCTGCACCTGGGCGAGGAGGCGACCATGGTGGCCGTCGCCGAGGAGGCCCAGACCCTCGGGCTGGCCCTCAACCCGCCGGAGGCGCTCCGTCGGCTCAACGACAAGGCGGTGCTGCGCGAGCTGCTCGCCGAGCACGGCCTGTCCCCCGTGCGCACCGCTGTCGCCGACACTCCCGACGAGGTGGCCTCTGTCCTGGCCGGCTTCGAGCTGCCTGTGGTGGTGAAGCCGACCCGTCTGCAGGGCAGCGCCGCGGTGCGCCTGGTGACCGGCCCCGACGGCCTCGACGCCTGGCGGCAGGAGCTGACCGGACACGCGTACCGGGGTCCGGTGCTGGTCGAGGAGTACCTGCGGGGACCTGAGTTCAGTGTCGAGACGCTCACCCACGAGGGCCGTCACCTGGTGGTCGGCATCACCGCGAAACGCAAGACGCCCGCCCCGGCGTTCGTGGAGACCGGTCACGTCTTCCCCGCCCCGCTGGCGGACGCCGACGCCGGGGCGATCGGCGAGCTGGTCACCGCGCTGCTGGACGCCGCCGGGTACCGGTTCGGCCCGGCGCACACCGAGGTCATCCTCACCGCCGACGGCCCGCGCGTGGTGGAGTCGCAGGCCCGGCTCGGCGGCGACCGGATCCCCGCGCTCATCCGGCTCGCCACCGGCTTCGACATCGAGGGCGCGATCCTCGATCTGCTGGTCGGCGGCGTTGCCGAGCCCGCACCGGCCGGGCGGACGGCCGCGATCTCGTTCTTCTCCTTCCCGCCGGGCAGGATCACCCGGCTGGAGGGCCTGGCGGAGATCGATGCGCTCCCCCACGTGCACGGCGTCCGGTTCCCGTTCGCCGAGGGCGATGTGCTGCCGCTGACCCGGCACTCCGGCTCGCGGCACGGCCACGTGATCGTGGCGGGCGGCACCGCCGAGGAGGCCGAACGGCTGGCCGCCGGGACGAAGGCGCTGCTGCGGGTGGAGACCGGATCCGCCGTCCTGAACGCCGTGCACGCGGCGCCCGCCGCGCCGATGCGGCCCGAGCGCACCCTGCTCCTGATCGGGCACCTCACCGAACCGGTGCGGACCGCCAAGGAGCTGGGGTTGAACGTGATCCTGATCCAGCACAAGGAGAAGTTCCAGCCGGAGCAGGCCGAGCTGGCCGATGTCACCCTGATCGCGGACTACACCGACTGGTCGGTGCTGGAGCCGCTCGCCCGGGCCGCCCACACCATCTGGAACTTCTCCGCGGCGCTGTCGCTCACCGAGCCCGGCCTCGAGCCCGCCGGCCGGGTGAACGACCTGTTCGGCCTCGGCGGTACCGGCTTCGAACCGGCCCGGCTGCTCCGCGACAAGCTCGCCATGCGCCGTCACCTCGCCTCGGTCGGCGCCCCCACGGTGGCCGCCGAGCCGCTCACCGACCGGGACAGCCTGGCCGCGTTCGGCGCCGCCCACGACTACCCGTTCGTGGTCAAGCCGGTGGACCTGACCGCCGGCTTCGCCCTGTTCAGGGTCACTGGTCCGCAGGACGTGGACGGGGTGTGGGAGCGGATCGGCGCGGCCCGCCGCACCGGCATGGACCGCGGCTCCACCATGTACGCGGTGGCCGGGTTCCTGATGGAGCAGTACATCGACGGACCCGAGTTCAGCGTCGAGGGCTTCAGCTTCCGCGGGCGCCACACCGTGGTCGCGATCACCGAGAAGCTGACCGACGGCGGGCACTTCGTGGAGCTCGGGCACGCCCAGCCGGCCCGGCTGGACCCGACGGACGAGGAGCGCATCGTCGCGGCCGTCGCCGAGTTCCTCGACGCGATCGGCATCACCGACGGGCCCAGCCACACCGAGCTGCGGCTCGGTTCGCGCGGCCCGCTGATCATCGAGGGCCACAACCGGCTCGGCGGCGACCACATCCCGGATCTGGTCCAGGCCGCCTACGGCGTCGATCTGACCCGCTATGCGCTCGCCTGGCCGTTCGGCCTGGTGGAGCCGATGACGGAACGTCCGAAGCCGGTCTCGGCGGGCTGTGTGCGCGGCATCGTCGGCCGACCCGGTCGGGTCACCGCGATCACCGGCGAGGACGAGTTGCGCGCCCACCCGTCGGTGCTCGCCCTCGATCTGGCTGCCCGGCCCGGCACGGTGGTCCGACCGATACAGGACAACTGGGACCGGCTCGGCCTGCTGGCCGTCACCGCTCCCGACACCGACGCGGCGGTCGCGCTCTGCGAGGAGCTGCTCGACACCGTGCTGACGGTGTCGATCGAGGACGACGTCCGATGA